The genomic segment GAACCTCGCCAATCAGATACGATATGAATATCAGGCGCTACAACTATTAAAGCCTTCTGGAGTTACGCCAATACCGTATTATCTTGATGATAGGCAAAAGGAAATACCTTATGGGGTGCTTGTGATGGAATATCTTCCAGGAGCTCCATTAAACTATAATGCTGATTTAACGAAAGCAGCTGAGACTTTCGCGAGGATTCATAGTATTTCGTTTAATCGAGGGGAGAACAATTTTCTAGTAAAAGCAAATGCTCCTTTTTCCGCAATTTTAGGTGAAGTGAAGAACCTATTAACACGTTATTTTGACTGTTCTGAAGCTAACCCTGAGGTTAAAAATCTTTTTGAGAGAATCTATCTAATGGGCGAAGAGAAAAGAAAAGAAGAAAGTTATTTTTTAAAAGAACCTTGGCGTGCGGTCATTAATACAGAAGTGAATTCTCATAATTTTATCGTAAATCAAGAAAAAAAGAGCTGCCATCTTATCGACTGGGAAAAACCAATCTATGGAGAACCTGCCCAGGACCTAAGCATGTTCCTTATTCGGACAACAACATTATGGAAAGCCAATGTACTTTTAAGTGCAGAGCAGGAGGACTTATTCCTAAAAAGATATACTCAGGAATTGATTTCTTGTCCCTATGTTAAGACGTTGCCTGAACGTGTGCAGATTTTTAAGTTTTTTAATACTTTGCGAGCCTTATCGTGGTGTGCCATGGCCTGGACCGAATATACAAAGCCCGAACGCCCCTTAATA from the Desulfitobacterium metallireducens DSM 15288 genome contains:
- a CDS encoding aminoglycoside phosphotransferase family protein; translated protein: MLHEQLAQDIINYVNRAYFRRSMNIQTPIRVQFLAQGEYNLNYLLQTDSQNYVLRVNTGSQMNLANQIRYEYQALQLLKPSGVTPIPYYLDDRQKEIPYGVLVMEYLPGAPLNYNADLTKAAETFARIHSISFNRGENNFLVKANAPFSAILGEVKNLLTRYFDCSEANPEVKNLFERIYLMGEEKRKEESYFLKEPWRAVINTEVNSHNFIVNQEKKSCHLIDWEKPIYGEPAQDLSMFLIRTTTLWKANVLLSAEQEDLFLKRYTQELISCPYVKTLPERVQIFKFFNTLRALSWCAMAWTEYTKPERPLINEDTFEKINMYLDPNFIKGCFPEIFK